The proteins below come from a single Chitinophaga pinensis DSM 2588 genomic window:
- a CDS encoding 2-oxoglutarate dehydrogenase E1 component — protein sequence MKDFSFVTNSHPAYIESLYQDYRKDPGAVDPEWSKFFEGFDFAVNNVNGKAGAPGAAGAGLPVSSDQLTKELNVYRLIQAYRKKGHLISKTNPIRERKDRQANLDISFYGLGEADLKTEFYAGQVLGLGKTSLETIVNRLKQVYAASVGLEFTYINDAKKVEWLQKEMETTFQQPTTLESKKRILLKLNQGVMFERFLHTKYIGQKRFGLEGGENTIPALDAIINTAADAGVQEAVIGMAHRGRLNVLANILGKTYEQIFNEFEGHAVPDLTMGSGDVKYHLGFRSIVTTPSGKKVNLQLLPNPSHLEVVDPLVTGFARSKADVIYGSDYDKILPILIHGDAAVAGQGVIYELLQMSNLKGYYTGGTMHLVINNQIGFTTDFDDARSSDYCTSIASTVQAPVFHVNGDDAEAVVKVAEISARYRQEFNSDIFIDLLCYRKHGHNEGDEPKFTQPSLYALIDKHPNPREVYTQKLLQAGEVEVQELAKQMEKSFWADLQERLDEVRQNPLPYNYQKPEEWWAALRKSQPEDFEQSPVTAINEEEVKRLFGKLMEWPKEFVPLRKVEKLLQDKIKLFETEGKLDWATGELLAYASLLAEGKDVRMSGEDVKRGTFSHRHAILFDENTNATYSRLGSLQDKQGQFRIYNSLLSEFAVLGFEYGYAMANPNTLVLWEAQYGDFANGAQTVIDQYVSSAEQKWTTQNGLVMLLPHGYEGGGPDHSNARPERFLQACAEYNMIVTNITTSANFFHALRRQLTWQFRKPLVNFAPKANLRHIGSYSPISAFTEGGFKEVLDDEFVDDPSKVKKVLLCTGKMYFDLSEKQQKENRKDVAIVRLEQLYPLPVTQLEALNQKYKAATWFWVQEEPLNMGAASYLQMNLKQINYGVISRNPSAATATGFAKVHAREQLEIIETAFNI from the coding sequence ATGAAGGACTTCTCATTTGTTACCAACTCACATCCTGCCTACATTGAATCTTTATACCAGGATTACCGTAAAGACCCTGGCGCAGTAGACCCGGAGTGGAGCAAGTTTTTTGAAGGATTTGACTTTGCGGTAAATAACGTTAATGGAAAAGCAGGAGCGCCGGGAGCGGCGGGCGCCGGTTTACCGGTTAGCAGTGATCAGTTAACAAAGGAACTCAATGTTTACAGACTGATACAGGCCTACCGTAAAAAGGGGCATCTGATCTCTAAGACGAATCCTATCCGTGAAAGGAAGGATAGGCAAGCCAACCTGGATATTTCTTTTTACGGCCTTGGTGAGGCAGATCTGAAAACAGAATTCTATGCCGGTCAGGTCCTGGGATTGGGTAAGACCTCCCTGGAAACTATCGTGAACCGTCTGAAGCAGGTATACGCTGCGTCAGTAGGACTGGAATTCACATACATCAACGACGCGAAGAAAGTCGAGTGGTTACAGAAAGAAATGGAAACCACTTTCCAGCAGCCGACTACCCTGGAAAGCAAAAAACGCATCCTGCTCAAATTGAACCAGGGTGTCATGTTCGAAAGATTCCTTCACACAAAATATATCGGTCAGAAACGTTTTGGTCTGGAAGGTGGTGAAAACACCATCCCTGCCCTGGACGCTATCATCAACACTGCTGCTGACGCCGGCGTACAGGAAGCAGTAATTGGTATGGCGCACCGTGGCCGTCTGAACGTACTGGCTAATATTCTCGGTAAAACGTATGAGCAGATCTTCAATGAGTTTGAAGGTCATGCCGTACCAGACCTGACCATGGGTAGCGGCGACGTGAAATACCACCTGGGTTTCCGTTCCATCGTTACAACACCATCTGGTAAAAAAGTCAACCTGCAGCTCCTGCCAAACCCTTCCCACCTGGAAGTGGTGGATCCGTTGGTAACAGGTTTTGCCCGCAGTAAAGCGGACGTTATCTATGGCAGCGATTACGATAAAATACTGCCTATCCTGATCCACGGTGATGCCGCGGTAGCAGGACAGGGTGTAATATATGAGCTCCTTCAGATGAGCAACCTGAAAGGTTACTACACCGGTGGTACCATGCACCTGGTGATCAATAACCAGATCGGTTTCACGACTGACTTTGACGATGCCCGTTCTTCCGACTATTGTACCAGTATTGCTTCAACCGTACAGGCGCCGGTATTCCATGTGAATGGCGACGATGCGGAAGCAGTGGTAAAAGTAGCTGAGATCTCTGCCCGTTACAGACAGGAATTCAACTCTGATATCTTCATCGACTTACTGTGCTACCGTAAACATGGCCATAACGAAGGCGACGAACCTAAGTTTACCCAGCCAAGCCTGTATGCACTGATCGATAAACATCCTAATCCGCGCGAAGTGTACACCCAGAAACTGCTCCAGGCAGGTGAAGTGGAAGTACAGGAACTGGCGAAGCAAATGGAAAAGAGCTTCTGGGCTGATCTCCAGGAGCGTCTGGATGAAGTAAGACAGAATCCGCTGCCTTACAACTATCAGAAACCGGAAGAATGGTGGGCTGCATTGCGCAAGTCTCAGCCGGAAGATTTTGAACAGTCTCCGGTAACGGCCATCAACGAAGAAGAAGTAAAACGCCTGTTCGGTAAACTGATGGAATGGCCAAAAGAATTTGTGCCATTACGTAAAGTGGAAAAACTGTTACAGGATAAAATAAAACTGTTCGAGACTGAAGGTAAGCTGGACTGGGCAACCGGTGAGCTGCTGGCGTATGCAAGTCTGCTGGCTGAAGGCAAAGACGTGCGTATGAGCGGTGAAGACGTGAAGAGAGGTACTTTCTCTCACCGTCACGCGATCCTGTTTGACGAGAACACCAACGCTACTTACAGCAGACTGGGTTCATTGCAGGATAAACAAGGTCAGTTCCGTATTTACAACTCCCTGCTGAGTGAATTTGCGGTACTTGGTTTTGAATATGGTTATGCAATGGCTAATCCGAACACGCTGGTACTGTGGGAAGCGCAATACGGCGACTTCGCCAACGGCGCCCAGACAGTGATCGACCAGTATGTAAGCAGTGCAGAACAGAAATGGACAACACAGAATGGTCTGGTCATGTTACTGCCACACGGTTACGAAGGTGGTGGACCTGACCACTCCAATGCCCGTCCGGAAAGATTCCTGCAGGCATGTGCCGAATACAATATGATCGTCACGAATATCACCACATCGGCTAACTTCTTCCATGCGCTGCGTCGTCAGCTGACATGGCAGTTCCGTAAACCGTTGGTTAACTTCGCACCGAAAGCCAATTTAAGGCATATCGGTTCTTATTCACCTATTTCAGCATTCACTGAGGGTGGATTTAAAGAAGTACTGGATGACGAATTTGTGGATGATCCGTCTAAAGTGAAGAAAGTATTGCTGTGTACAGGTAAGATGTATTTCGATCTGAGCGAAAAACAGCAGAAGGAAAACAGAAAAGATGTTGCCATCGTAAGACTCGAGCAACTGTATCCGCTGCCGGTTACACAACTGGAGGCGCTGAACCAGAAGTACAAAGCTGCTACATGGTTCTGGGTACAGGAAGAGCCGCTGAACATGGGTGCTGCATCTTATCTGCAGATGAACCTGAAACAGATCAACTATGGTGTGATCAGTCGTAATCCAAGTGCAGCTACTGCAACAGGTTTTGCGAAAGTTCACGCAAGAGAGCAGCTGGAGATCATCGAAACTGCATTTAACATTTAG
- a CDS encoding beta-ketoacyl-[acyl-carrier-protein] synthase family protein, translating into MAERVFITGIGMITAIGDDVAGNLRSLRAQQSGLDYTRQLTTIYKDVLPVAEVKHTTPELSEMAGVAGKEGYTRTALLGLIAMQEALRNAGITHVQDELTGFINASTVGGMCDTENVYFDIADPAKTGDFIRFIDTLDCADCTQRIADTVGIEGHIATISTACSSSANALMYGARLIKAGMARRVICGGTEALTRFTLNGFNSLKNIDKRPCMPFDQDRNGLNLGEGAAYLVLESESLVKERNATILAALDGYANTNEAFHPTAPSPEGDGAYAAMKSAMEMGGCVPADIQYVNVHGTATLSNDVAEGMALQRLFGEQPPKFSSTKPFTGHTLAAAGGIEAIYSVLAIQHQLIFPNLHFKDKMEELYITPETSLLEDYPVRHVLSNSFGFGGNNASLLISKYEG; encoded by the coding sequence ATGGCGGAACGTGTGTTTATAACAGGAATAGGAATGATCACCGCCATAGGTGATGATGTTGCCGGCAATCTTCGTAGTCTGCGTGCGCAACAGAGCGGTCTGGATTACACCAGGCAGCTGACTACTATTTATAAAGACGTACTACCCGTAGCAGAGGTAAAGCATACCACGCCGGAACTCAGTGAAATGGCAGGCGTAGCCGGAAAAGAAGGCTATACCCGTACCGCGTTACTGGGACTGATTGCGATGCAGGAAGCTTTACGGAATGCAGGTATTACCCATGTACAGGATGAACTGACCGGTTTTATCAACGCATCTACCGTAGGTGGCATGTGTGATACCGAGAATGTTTATTTTGATATTGCTGATCCCGCCAAGACAGGAGATTTCATCAGATTTATCGATACCCTCGACTGTGCCGATTGTACCCAGCGTATTGCGGATACTGTGGGCATAGAAGGGCATATAGCCACGATCAGCACGGCCTGTTCATCTTCTGCGAATGCATTGATGTATGGCGCCAGACTGATCAAAGCTGGTATGGCGCGCCGCGTAATCTGCGGTGGTACGGAAGCGCTGACCCGTTTTACCCTCAATGGTTTCAATTCACTTAAAAATATTGATAAGCGCCCCTGTATGCCTTTTGATCAGGACCGTAACGGACTGAATCTGGGTGAAGGAGCCGCCTATCTTGTATTGGAAAGCGAGTCGCTGGTAAAAGAGCGCAACGCAACAATCCTGGCCGCATTAGATGGTTATGCCAACACCAATGAAGCCTTCCATCCTACCGCTCCTTCTCCCGAAGGGGATGGCGCCTATGCGGCTATGAAAAGTGCGATGGAAATGGGCGGATGTGTACCTGCGGATATTCAGTATGTAAATGTACACGGCACTGCTACCCTCAGTAATGATGTGGCAGAAGGCATGGCTTTACAACGTTTATTCGGAGAGCAGCCCCCTAAGTTCAGCAGTACGAAACCTTTTACCGGTCATACACTGGCCGCAGCCGGCGGTATAGAAGCCATCTATTCCGTACTGGCTATCCAGCATCAGTTAATATTTCCTAATCTCCATTTCAAAGATAAAATGGAGGAATTATACATCACACCGGAAACCAGTCTGCTGGAAGATTATCCGGTGCGTCATGTGTTATCCAACTCATTCGGTTTTGGTGGCAACAATGCCTCCCTGCTGATCAGTAAATATGAAGGGTAA
- a CDS encoding beta-ketoacyl synthase chain length factor — translation MAAISPQHTFDGDLLSQPMAVTQGNMLSCVEPDYRAFIAPNSLRRMTRVLKMGLTASLKCLQESGVAVPGAIVTGTGKGSLQDTERFIKEIRDFEERALNPTPFIQSTYNAVNGLIALQQKCTQYNNTFVHRGFSFEHALLDSMLLLSEGKPDVLAGAFDEITTEHFFIKGRIGHWKKETISNDTLYGHVSPGTISGEGAAFFLLAPEAREQSYAQLGGLQMLYKPSPEKLHTALGQFLKQHGLQAEDIDIVLSGANADSNHLHYYDVLNSYALQTQLPFKHLCGDYETASAFALWMGASILKRQQVPVQWFPMLKEQPRRLKHVLIYNHFFGEQHSFMLLHKVN, via the coding sequence ATGGCTGCAATTTCTCCCCAGCATACGTTTGATGGAGATCTGCTGTCGCAGCCGATGGCCGTGACCCAGGGGAATATGCTTTCCTGTGTGGAACCGGATTACCGTGCATTTATAGCTCCTAATAGTCTGCGTCGTATGACGCGTGTATTGAAAATGGGATTGACCGCTTCCCTGAAATGTTTACAGGAAAGCGGTGTCGCTGTCCCCGGTGCTATCGTGACCGGTACCGGTAAAGGAAGTTTGCAGGATACAGAGCGTTTCATCAAAGAAATACGCGACTTCGAAGAACGTGCATTGAATCCGACGCCTTTCATTCAGTCTACCTACAATGCAGTAAACGGATTGATCGCATTACAACAGAAATGCACACAGTACAACAATACATTTGTACATCGTGGCTTCTCTTTTGAACATGCGTTGCTGGACAGTATGCTGTTATTGTCTGAAGGTAAACCGGACGTACTGGCAGGCGCATTCGATGAAATCACAACGGAGCATTTTTTCATAAAAGGAAGAATAGGACATTGGAAGAAGGAAACGATTTCCAATGATACATTATACGGCCATGTTTCTCCCGGTACGATTTCCGGTGAAGGTGCAGCATTCTTCTTACTGGCCCCGGAGGCCAGGGAACAGAGTTATGCACAATTAGGCGGTTTGCAGATGTTATACAAACCATCTCCTGAAAAGCTGCATACAGCGTTGGGGCAATTCCTGAAGCAGCATGGATTACAGGCAGAGGATATAGATATAGTACTGAGTGGTGCAAACGCTGACAGCAATCACCTGCATTATTATGATGTATTGAACAGTTATGCTTTGCAGACGCAATTACCATTCAAACATCTCTGCGGAGATTATGAAACGGCAAGTGCTTTTGCATTATGGATGGGCGCTTCTATACTGAAGCGGCAACAGGTGCCGGTACAATGGTTTCCGATGTTAAAAGAACAACCACGGAGATTGAAGCATGTGCTTATTTACAATCATTTCTTTGGAGAGCAGCATAGCTTTATGTTGCTGCATAAAGTTAATTAG
- a CDS encoding ABC transporter permease — MLRLLATIRKEWLLLLRDRTGLTLLFAMPVVLITVMALIEDAPFRDYQELKFDILTVDNDGGRLGKYIKEGLGETKQFNVIDSIQGAPVTEQQARALVNEGNYQICIIIPKGATGAIVSNANKIVNDISRRMGMPENILPVSNRKDSLHVTVYFDPASKKAFKSAIHQALDNFLTQIETDMLLERIKKQLKRKEVAEENDSMNIQLKAVGLKEQLTGPSQELDVISNSVQHNVPAWSIFAMFFIVIPIAGNMIREREDGSMLRMKLIPGSYLAILAGKMLFFVGVCVVQFYLMMQVGIYLLPLLGLPQLTLGQSFLAALVVAIGIGLAATSYGILVGTVFKTPNQALNFGAISIVILSAIGGIWIPLEIMPPHMQLIGHLSPLSWGLDAINDIYLRNVGVGYIWGDVSKLVVFAAVLLCIAATIEKRRLS; from the coding sequence ATGTTACGATTACTGGCTACTATACGGAAAGAATGGTTGTTACTGTTACGCGACAGAACAGGGTTGACCCTGCTCTTTGCTATGCCGGTCGTATTGATCACGGTAATGGCATTGATTGAAGATGCACCTTTCCGTGATTACCAGGAACTGAAATTTGATATCCTGACAGTGGATAATGATGGCGGACGTCTTGGAAAATATATTAAAGAGGGACTAGGAGAGACGAAGCAATTCAACGTGATAGATTCTATACAGGGCGCACCGGTAACGGAGCAACAGGCCAGGGCATTGGTGAATGAAGGCAATTATCAGATCTGTATCATTATTCCCAAAGGCGCTACCGGCGCGATTGTCAGCAATGCCAATAAAATCGTGAATGATATTTCCCGCAGGATGGGGATGCCGGAGAATATATTGCCTGTCAGCAACAGGAAAGATTCGCTGCATGTAACCGTGTATTTTGATCCTGCCTCTAAAAAAGCTTTTAAAAGTGCCATCCATCAGGCATTGGATAATTTCCTGACGCAGATAGAAACAGATATGCTGCTGGAGAGAATTAAGAAACAGCTGAAGCGGAAGGAGGTAGCAGAAGAGAATGATTCTATGAACATACAGCTGAAGGCTGTCGGATTAAAAGAACAGCTGACAGGGCCTTCGCAGGAACTCGATGTGATATCCAACTCTGTGCAGCATAATGTGCCTGCCTGGAGCATTTTTGCAATGTTCTTTATCGTGATTCCGATAGCAGGTAATATGATCAGGGAAAGAGAAGATGGCAGTATGCTGCGGATGAAACTGATCCCTGGTTCCTATCTCGCGATTCTGGCAGGAAAGATGCTGTTCTTTGTAGGCGTTTGTGTGGTACAATTTTATCTGATGATGCAGGTAGGTATTTACCTCCTGCCATTACTGGGATTGCCACAGCTGACACTGGGACAGAGTTTTCTGGCCGCATTGGTGGTGGCTATCGGTATCGGACTGGCAGCTACTTCTTATGGTATACTGGTTGGTACGGTGTTTAAAACACCTAACCAGGCATTGAATTTCGGCGCTATTTCTATCGTGATCCTTTCTGCTATCGGTGGTATCTGGATTCCCTTGGAGATCATGCCGCCACATATGCAGCTGATAGGGCATTTATCACCGTTAAGCTGGGGATTGGATGCGATCAACGATATTTACCTGAGGAATGTGGGAGTGGGTTACATATGGGGCGATGTGAGTAAGTTGGTTGTGTTTGCAGCAGTACTGTTATGTATAGCAGCAACCATCGAGAAACGACGACTCAGCTAA
- the rpsT gene encoding 30S ribosomal protein S20 — protein sequence MANHKATKKDVRQSKKRNERNRYYGKTTRNAIRDLKKLTEKAAADEKLSDVISMIDKLAKRNVIHKNKAANLKSKLSKKVNTIA from the coding sequence ATGGCAAACCATAAAGCAACGAAAAAAGACGTACGTCAGAGCAAAAAACGGAATGAGCGTAACCGTTATTACGGTAAAACTACCCGTAACGCTATCCGTGATCTGAAGAAATTGACTGAAAAGGCGGCTGCTGACGAGAAGTTGTCTGACGTGATCTCTATGATCGACAAGTTGGCTAAACGTAATGTTATTCACAAAAACAAAGCGGCTAACCTGAAGAGCAAACTTTCTAAGAAAGTAAACACTATCGCGTAA
- a CDS encoding phosphopantetheine-binding protein produces the protein MEELKQKLKVQIIEALNLQDTRPEDIDDNAPLFGDGLGLDSIDSLELMVLLERYYQIKVEDPREGRKILQSVQSMAEFIQSKQPA, from the coding sequence ATGGAAGAGTTAAAACAAAAATTGAAAGTTCAGATTATCGAGGCGTTGAACCTGCAGGATACCCGTCCTGAAGACATTGATGATAATGCGCCGCTGTTTGGCGATGGTCTGGGACTCGACAGCATTGATTCCCTGGAACTGATGGTATTACTGGAAAGATATTATCAGATTAAAGTTGAAGATCCACGTGAAGGAAGAAAGATTTTGCAGTCTGTACAATCCATGGCAGAATTCATCCAATCCAAACAACCTGCGTAA
- a CDS encoding M14 family metallopeptidase yields the protein MKKLFHIAVIICCCYSAAAQHMTTRFEKTRGQETATYAECIAYYQQLDKRFPQILVKEMGNTDAGLPLHLVIYSPSKDFNFTSLRQKNKRIILVNNGIHSGEPDGIDASMMLLRDLALGKKKLPDNIVLAVIPVYNIGGALNRSTDYRVDQNGPAAFGSRGNARNYDLNRDFIKADSRNARSFQQIYQLTDPDVFIDNHVSNGADYQHIMTLLSTEHNKMGGAMGNFLHKEFEPGIYRLMKEKGYDLVPYVNHFGETPENGWITYADGPRYSSGYTTLFHTFGFVPETHMLKPYPQRVQATYALMESFISFVSQHSEEIKTLRAQTKEQEKTQERFPLEWNVDTTHYSMINFKGYAAIHKPSEISGEPRLFYDRSKPFEKQVKFYDNVVAGNFVQKPTAYIIPQGWWNVVDLLKNNAVLMRRLSQDTTLLVETYHIADYKTAQRPYEGHYLHNSVKLTVTQDSIHFRKGDYYIPMNQVANRYLMETLEPTGGDSFFAWNFFDPILARKEGYSPYVFEDIAAAYLQSNPALQEEMKQKRAADSTFAKSGEAQLRYVYEHSPYAEPGYMRYPVFRIIRN from the coding sequence ATGAAAAAACTCTTCCATATCGCCGTAATCATCTGTTGCTGCTACTCCGCTGCCGCACAGCACATGACCACCCGTTTTGAAAAAACACGGGGACAGGAAACGGCCACCTATGCAGAATGTATCGCCTACTATCAACAGCTCGATAAACGTTTTCCACAGATCCTGGTGAAGGAAATGGGAAATACAGATGCCGGTCTGCCATTACACCTGGTCATCTACTCTCCTTCCAAAGATTTCAATTTTACCAGCCTTCGTCAGAAAAACAAGCGTATTATACTGGTTAACAATGGTATTCACTCCGGCGAACCAGACGGTATTGACGCATCCATGATGTTGCTGCGCGACCTGGCGCTTGGTAAAAAGAAACTGCCGGACAACATCGTGCTGGCGGTTATCCCCGTGTATAACATCGGCGGCGCCCTGAACCGCAGCACCGATTACCGGGTGGACCAGAATGGTCCCGCTGCTTTCGGCTCCCGTGGGAATGCCCGTAACTATGACCTGAACCGCGACTTTATAAAAGCCGACTCCCGCAACGCCCGCTCTTTCCAGCAGATCTATCAGCTGACGGATCCGGACGTCTTTATTGACAACCACGTCAGCAACGGAGCCGACTACCAGCATATTATGACGCTCTTATCCACAGAGCATAATAAAATGGGCGGCGCCATGGGCAATTTCCTGCACAAGGAATTTGAACCCGGCATCTACCGGCTCATGAAAGAAAAAGGATATGACCTGGTTCCCTACGTCAACCACTTTGGTGAGACACCGGAAAACGGATGGATCACGTATGCGGATGGTCCGCGTTATTCCAGCGGCTACACCACCCTTTTCCACACCTTCGGTTTCGTGCCCGAAACACATATGCTGAAACCTTATCCGCAAAGGGTACAGGCTACCTACGCCCTGATGGAATCGTTCATCAGCTTCGTCAGCCAGCACAGCGAAGAAATCAAAACCCTGCGCGCACAAACAAAAGAGCAGGAAAAAACACAGGAACGTTTTCCCCTGGAGTGGAATGTGGATACCACACACTACAGCATGATCAACTTCAAAGGATATGCAGCCATACACAAACCCAGCGAAATCTCCGGAGAACCCCGCCTGTTTTACGATCGTAGCAAGCCTTTTGAAAAACAGGTAAAGTTCTATGACAACGTAGTAGCGGGTAACTTCGTGCAGAAACCAACCGCCTATATCATCCCGCAAGGCTGGTGGAACGTAGTGGATCTCCTGAAAAATAACGCCGTACTAATGCGACGTCTTTCACAGGATACCACCCTCCTGGTAGAAACGTATCATATCGCCGACTACAAAACAGCACAACGTCCTTATGAAGGTCATTACCTGCATAACAGCGTAAAGCTGACTGTTACGCAGGACAGTATCCACTTCCGCAAAGGAGATTATTACATCCCGATGAACCAGGTAGCCAACCGTTACCTGATGGAGACACTGGAACCAACTGGTGGCGATTCTTTCTTTGCATGGAACTTCTTCGATCCGATCCTGGCACGTAAAGAAGGCTATTCGCCTTATGTGTTTGAAGATATCGCAGCAGCCTATCTGCAATCCAATCCTGCATTACAGGAAGAGATGAAACAAAAAAGAGCGGCAGACAGCACTTTCGCTAAAAGCGGAGAAGCACAATTGAGATATGTATATGAACATTCTCCGTATGCAGAACCAGGATATATGAGATACCCGGTGTTTAGAATAATTAGGAATTAG
- the odhB gene encoding 2-oxoglutarate dehydrogenase complex dihydrolipoyllysine-residue succinyltransferase yields the protein MAIEIKVPTVGESISEVTIAKWLKKDGDYVQQDEVICEMESEKATFELNAEKAGVLKILAPEGATLKVGDIACSIDTDAAAPAGGSAPAAAPAAPAPVAETPAPAAEAPAAPAVNKGTIEMKVPTVGESISEVTLIKWLKKDGEFVERDEVICELESEKATFELNAEEAGALQTLGKEGDVLKVGDPIAKIDTSVGRPAGKAQPAAAAAPAATPQAAPQVQQAPVTAIPNDVKASPVAAAVIADKHVDPSSIKGTGAHGKIMKDDVFAALQNPGVAIGQEMFTRAERREKMSNLRKTVSRRLVEAKNTTAMLTTFNEVDMTAIMELRAKYKEIFKKQHEVNLGFMSFFTKAVCFALKEFPSVNAYIDGEELVFHDYCDVSIAVSAPKGLVVPVIRNAESLDMAQIEKKVVELATKARDNKLTMDEMTGGTFTITNGGVFGSLMSTPIINIPQSAILGMHKIQERPMAVNGQVVIRPMMYLALSYDHRIIDGRESVSFLVRVKEMLESPEQLLFGKDPLKALLKL from the coding sequence ATGGCTATCGAAATCAAAGTTCCTACGGTAGGAGAATCTATTAGCGAGGTAACAATTGCAAAGTGGTTGAAGAAAGACGGAGATTATGTACAGCAGGATGAGGTGATCTGTGAAATGGAATCTGAAAAAGCCACCTTTGAACTGAATGCAGAAAAAGCAGGGGTCCTGAAAATACTGGCTCCGGAAGGCGCTACTTTAAAAGTAGGCGATATTGCTTGTTCAATTGATACGGATGCTGCGGCTCCGGCAGGCGGATCAGCACCAGCTGCTGCACCTGCAGCGCCAGCTCCTGTAGCAGAAACACCGGCGCCGGCGGCAGAAGCTCCTGCAGCACCGGCGGTGAACAAAGGAACGATTGAGATGAAAGTGCCTACTGTGGGCGAATCCATCAGCGAAGTGACATTGATCAAGTGGCTGAAGAAAGACGGCGAGTTTGTAGAGCGTGATGAAGTGATCTGCGAACTGGAATCTGAAAAAGCTACTTTCGAACTGAACGCAGAAGAAGCTGGTGCATTACAGACTTTAGGTAAAGAAGGAGATGTATTAAAGGTAGGTGATCCTATCGCTAAAATAGATACCAGTGTAGGACGCCCTGCAGGTAAAGCACAACCGGCAGCGGCTGCTGCTCCGGCTGCGACACCACAGGCTGCCCCACAGGTACAACAGGCGCCTGTAACCGCTATCCCGAACGATGTGAAAGCAAGTCCGGTAGCAGCCGCAGTAATCGCCGACAAACACGTAGATCCGTCCTCTATCAAGGGTACCGGCGCTCATGGCAAAATCATGAAAGATGATGTTTTTGCTGCGCTGCAGAACCCGGGTGTGGCTATCGGTCAGGAAATGTTCACCCGCGCAGAACGTCGCGAGAAAATGAGCAACCTGCGTAAGACCGTTTCCCGCCGTCTGGTAGAAGCGAAAAACACCACGGCGATGCTGACTACCTTCAACGAGGTAGATATGACAGCAATCATGGAACTGCGTGCTAAATACAAAGAGATCTTCAAGAAACAACACGAGGTGAACCTGGGCTTCATGAGCTTCTTCACTAAAGCGGTTTGTTTCGCACTGAAGGAATTCCCTTCTGTGAATGCATATATCGATGGCGAAGAACTGGTATTCCACGACTACTGTGATGTATCCATCGCAGTATCTGCACCGAAAGGGCTGGTAGTACCGGTGATCCGTAACGCGGAAAGCCTGGATATGGCACAGATCGAGAAGAAAGTTGTAGAACTGGCTACAAAAGCCCGTGACAACAAACTCACCATGGATGAAATGACCGGTGGTACCTTCACCATCACCAACGGTGGTGTATTCGGTTCCCTGATGAGTACTCCGATCATCAATATCCCGCAGTCTGCTATCCTGGGTATGCACAAAATTCAGGAACGCCCGATGGCTGTTAACGGACAGGTAGTAATCCGTCCGATGATGTACCTGGCACTCAGCTATGACCACCGTATCATTGATGGTCGTGAGTCTGTAAGCTTCCTGGTACGTGTGAAAGAAATGCTGGAAAGCCCTGAGCAGTTACTGTTCGGTAAAGATCCACTGAAAGCATTACTGAAACTCTAA